One window of the Tubulanus polymorphus chromosome 11, tnTubPoly1.2, whole genome shotgun sequence genome contains the following:
- the LOC141912693 gene encoding STE20-related kinase adapter protein alpha-like: MMVCYEPHPRQYKLLTVIGRSRSGLATISLAKHLPSGGSVAIRRLHLEKRDDSSGLDFLDTTEEENEFILSRQLDHPNVLRFYACFVSGDEIWEVMPLMAFGSCKDLVQAHFNDGLPEAAIAYVIRDVLQALEYIHRRGIIHRNVRASHVLVSAGGRVCLTGLTNCVDTMKDGARRRAVHVYPRNSAPAMNWLAPEVLEQNMLGYTTNSDIYSIGILACELANGRESFCDMQPTQMLLEKMYGTIPQLMDSTTLSYLIADANQTAAGETTTAAPPDDDSPYKRTFSNNFHHFVALCTTHDAKSRPTAAELLAHNFLKQVKRRSSLDLLPNLLYPVTPLGDVDNLPADDSFVDEQLRGVCESLRLNENWAFD, translated from the coding sequence ATGATGGTTTGTTATGAGCCGCATCCGCGACAATACAAGCTCTTAACGGTGATCGGCCGCAGCCGAAGCGGCCTGGCCACGATTTCCTTAGCTAAACACCTACCATCGGGTGGATCGGTCGCGATCAGGCGATTGCATTTAGAAAAACGCGACGATTCATCCGGACTGGACTTTCTCGACACGACCGAAGAAGAGAACGAGTTTATTCTGAGTCGTCAGCTGGATCACCCGAACGTGCTTCGATTCTACGCGTGTTTCGTCAGCGGCGACGAGATCTGGGAGGTAATGCCGCTGATGGCGTTCGGCTCGTGCAAAGACCTTGTGCAGGCGCACTTCAACGACGGTCTACCGGAGGCGGCGATCGCGTACGTCATACGCGACGTCCTACAAGCGCTCGAGTACATCCACCGACGCGGAATCATCCACCGGAACGTACGCGCCAGCCACGTTTTAGTGTCGGCCGGCGGACGCGTATGTCTAACCGGACTGACGAATTGCGTCGACACGATGAAGGACGGCGCGCGGCGTCGCGCGGTGCACGTATACCCGCGTAATTCGGCGCCGGCGATGAACTGGTTGGCGCCGGAGGTGCTCGAACAGAACATGCTCGGGTACACGACGAACTCTGATATCTACAGCATCGGTATATTGGCGTGCGAACTGGCGAACGGGCGCGAGTCGTTCTGCGACATGCAACCGACGCAGATGCTGCTCGAGAAGATGTACGGCACGATCCCGCAGTTGATGGACTCGACGACCTTGTCGTATTTGATCGCCGACGCGAATCAAACCGCCGCGGGCGAAACTACGACGGCGGCGCCACCTGACGACGACTCGCCGTATAAACGAACGTTCTCGAATAATTTCCACCATTTCGTCGCGTTGTGCACGACGCACGACGCGAAATCGCGCCCGACCGCCGCCGAACTTTTGGCGCATAATTTTCTGAAGCAAGTCAAGCGGCGTTCGTCGTTGGATCTGTTGCCGAATCTACTCTATCCGGTGACTCCGCTCGGCGACGTCGATAATCTACCGGCCGATGATTCGTTCGTCGACGAACAGTTACGCGGCGTATGCGAATCTTTGCGGTTGAACGAGAACTGGGCGTTCGATTGA
- the LOC141912485 gene encoding acid phosphatase type 7-like, with protein MEFFRKKPLLLLLGLSAILTVCIAKRKPNTPEQIHISYTGSNPTQMTVTWLTFNTTKFSVVQYGWQVLNEQTFGGVTKFVDGGNESSVRYIHRAVLSDLKPGVKYFYRCGSELAWSNVNTFRAMKNGTNWSPRFAFFGDMGIENARSLPRLLKDVQAEMYDAIFHIGDFAYDMADDNARVGDQFMNMIQPIASKVPYMTCVGNHEFHYDYSNYKNRLGNSMPNTPGRDNMYYSFDVGPVHFIAINTEIYYYKISDLKQIYSQHKWVENDLIEATKPQNRAVRPWIIMLGHRPMYCGNRDNDMCTKNENLVRNGYWGVFGLEKLLYSYGVDLAIWAHEHSYERLWPIYDFKVYNGTPTAYTNPKAPVHITTGSAGCKEKLDPFKKTPPAWSAVRLDDYGYTRLQIHNSTHIFLQQVSDDKGGKIVDAMTLIREKHGPYSEL; from the exons ATGGAGTTTTTTCGAAAGAAGCCGCTGCTTCTGCTTCTGGGTTTATCGGCGATTTTAACGGTGTGTATCGCTAAACGAAAACCGAACACACCAGAACAGATTCATATATCCTATACTGGAT cGAACCCGACTCAGATGACGGTAACATGGCTTACGTTCAACACGACGAAGTTCTCGGTAGTTCAATACGGTTGGCAGGTGTTGAACGAACAGACGTTCGGCGGCGTGACGAAATTCGTCGACGGAGGAAACGAGAGCAGCGTACGATATATTCACCGCGCCGTTCTGTCTGATCTAAAACCAGGCGTGAAATACT TCTATCGTTGTGGATCTGAGTTGGCATGGAGCAATGTGAACACGTTCAGGGCGATGAAGAACGGCACGAACTGGAGCCCGCGGTTCGCGTTTTTCGGCGATATGGGCATCGAGAACGCGCGTTCCCTTCCGCGACTTCTGAAAGACGTCCAAGCCGAAATGTACGACGCCATTTTTCACATCG GTGATTTCGCCTACGATATGGCTGAT GATAATGCTCGGGTCGGCGACCAGTTTATGAATATGATACAACCGATAGCCTCCAAAGTTCCATACATGACCTGCGTAGGAAACCATGAATTTCATTA CGATTACTCAAATTACAAGAATCGACTCGGAAACAGTATGCCGAACACACCAGGCCGCGATAATATGTACTACAG TTTTGACGTTGGTCCGGTTCACTTCATCGCGATCAACACTGAGATCTACTACTACAAGATTTCGGATTTGAAGCAGATATACAGCCAGCATAAATGGGTAGAAAACGACCTCATC gAAGCTACCAAACCGCAGAATCGCGCCGTGCGTCCGTGGATAATCATGCTCGGCCATCGTCCGATGTATTGCGGAAACCGTGACAACGATATGTGCACTAAGAACGAAAACTTG GTTCGTAATGGTTATTGGGGTGTTTTCGGTCTGGAGAAGTTGTTGTATTCGTACGGCGTTGATCTGGCTATTTGGGCGCACGAGCACTCGTATGAAAGACTGTGGCCTATTTACGACTTCAAg GTTTACAATGGAACTCCTACTGCTTATACGAATCCGAAGGCTCCGGTACATATTACCACCGGATCTGCT GGCTGCAAAGAAAAGCTGGATCCGTTTAAGAAGACGCCGCCGGCGTGGTCCGCAGTACGTTTAGATGATTACGGATACACGCGGTTACAAATACACAACTCGACTCATATCTTCCTTCAACAAGTATCCGATGACAAG ggTGGAAAAATCGTCGACGCAATGACTCTGATCAGGGAAAAACATGGCCCGTATTCCGAATTGTAA
- the LOC141912602 gene encoding prenylcysteine oxidase 1-like: protein MDIRRNPFFLSQILLLSVSSLYAKSVPPPRIAIIGAGVGGTSAAVFLRELFGEGARVDIYEEDRVGGRASEITLNGYRHESGGTIIHPRNQYFVNFTKSLGLDHEPESDEILGVYDGKEIVFSTSSCTAVSLVKLFWRYGFDVYNIGKWVDGLLGKFDRIYEHQRRGLAFTDVEKLLRSMSPTFVQMTKHSIKDWLLKDGFHERFIDELVHGGLRVNYGQGTDIHAFVGGVAMAGVEPGLFSVKNGNRQIPERLLRKSGAALVPAFVVGIEMRDERKYRLRFQRTDGTKPTKDTSDVYDVVILAAPVHQRNNMEFHDFPDPIRVGARYHRTVATFVAGKPNPTFADYAVMISESADDSVRFTSISRNLPVNFSRADAAYENDVYKVFSYEPLSDAELGRLFDERGDGGIVKADWMAYPEYSRQAKLASFVLHDNLYYVNAIESAASAFEMSMIGAKNVAMLAYNRWIGNDDDVDPVFSDDTKDTTNDKSEL, encoded by the exons ATGGATATTCGCAGAAACCCGTTTTTCCTCAGTCAGATATTACTGTTATCAGTTTCTAGTCTTTACGCGAAGAGTGTGCCTCCACCACGGATCg caATAATCGGAGCGGGTGTCGGAGGAACGAGCGCGGCCGTATTCCTCCGAGAGTTGTTCGGCGAAGGCGCCCGCGTCGATATTTACGAGGAGGATCGAGTCGGAGGACGAGCGTCGGAGATCACGTTGAACGGGTATCGTCACGAATCCGGAGGAACGATCATTCATCCGAGGAATCAGTACTTCGTCAATTTTACGAAATCGTTAG GTCTCGATCATGAACCGGAGTCGGATGAAATACTCGGCGTTTACGACGGAAAGGAGATCGTATTCAGCACGAGTTCGTGTACCGCGGTCTCGCTGGTCAAACTGTTCTGGAGATACGGATTCGACGTTTACAATATCGGTAAATGGGTCGACGGTCTTCTCGGCAAGTTCGATAG AATATACGAACACCAACGACGCGGACTGGCGTTTACCGACGTGGAGAAACTGTTACGATCGATGTCGCCGACTTTCGTCCAAATGACGAAGCATTCGATCAAAGATTGGCTTCTGAAGGACGGTTTTCACGAGCGGTTCATCGACGAGTTAGTTCACGGCGGATTGAGGGTCAACTACGGTCAAGGCACCGATATTCACGCATTCGTCG GCGGTGTCGCGATGGCCGGCGTCGAGCCAGGCTTATTCTCCGTGAAAAACGGCAACCGACAAATCCCCGAACGCCTCCTACGCAAATCCGGAGCCGCCCTCGTGCCGGCGTTCGTCGTCGGCATTGAAATGCGCGACGAACGCAAATACCGACTTCGCTTCCAACGAACGGACGGCACGAAACCGACGAAGGACACGAGCGACGTTTACGACGTGGTGATTCTCGCCGCGCCCGTGCACCAACGTAACAACATGGAATTCCACGATTTCCCCGACCCGATACGAGTCGGCGCGCGATACCACCGAACGGTCGCGACGTTTGTCGCCGGTAAACCGAATCCGACGTTCGCCGATTACGCGGTCATGATATCGGAATCAGCTGACGATTCCGTGCGATTCACATCAATCTCGCGGAATCTGCCAGTGAATTTCTCGCGCGCGGACGCGGCGTACGAGAACGACGTTTATAAGGTGTTTTCGTACGAGCCTCTATCGGACGCGGAACTTGGACGGTTGTTCGACGAGCGCGGCGACGGCGGCATCGTTAAAGCCGATTGGATGGCGTATCCGGAGTATTCGCGGCAGGCGAAACTCGCGTCGTTCGTTCTTCACGATAATCTCTATTACGTGAACGCAATCGAGTCGGCCGCGTCGGCGTTCGAAATGTCAATGATCGGCGCGAAGAACGTTGCGATGCTCGCGTATAACCGCTGGATCggaaacgacgacgacgtcgatCCGGTTTTTAGTGACGATACAAAAGATACGACGAATGATAAATCAGAGTTGTGA